One Brevibacillus choshinensis genomic window carries:
- a CDS encoding MarR family winged helix-turn-helix transcriptional regulator, translating into MKLDDAVGFLINNTGRSMTRYLTSAFNHLDVTTEQWSVLKCLEEEDGLAIKELSKRVGKDQANVTRISDLLERKGYLVRKPNPEDKRSSLVCLTEAGREMTNELIPIDEKVHEVALSGISEEEISFLKQLLAKIRENVSAE; encoded by the coding sequence TTGAAACTTGATGATGCGGTAGGGTTTTTGATCAATAATACGGGCCGCAGCATGACTCGTTATTTGACCAGTGCATTCAATCATTTGGACGTCACGACTGAGCAGTGGTCGGTATTAAAATGCCTGGAGGAAGAAGATGGCCTCGCTATCAAGGAGCTGAGCAAAAGGGTAGGAAAAGACCAGGCGAATGTCACCAGAATATCCGATTTGCTGGAACGGAAGGGATACTTGGTGAGAAAGCCAAACCCGGAGGACAAGCGCTCCTCGTTGGTCTGCTTGACGGAAGCGGGGAGAGAGATGACGAATGAGCTGATCCCGATTGACGAGAAAGTCCATGAGGTCGCGCTAAGCGGTATATCGGAGGAGGAAATTTCGTTTCTGAAGCAATTGCTGGCAAAGATTAGAGAGAATGTAAGCGCCGAGTAG
- a CDS encoding helix-turn-helix domain-containing protein, translated as MPAKKGQKFKHYCEELKLQAVQMKLDGVSHREIAEKLHIHDEGRIKIWMRKYKKLGEFGLLDQRGRRKEYIDSNRYLEKLERENKMLKKCLEIWMQEVQSISMQRSNK; from the coding sequence ATGCCAGCAAAGAAAGGCCAAAAGTTTAAACATTATTGTGAAGAGCTAAAGTTGCAGGCGGTTCAGATGAAATTAGATGGTGTTTCCCATCGAGAAATAGCAGAGAAGTTACATATCCATGATGAAGGACGAATTAAGATTTGGATGCGGAAGTATAAGAAACTCGGAGAGTTTGGGCTTCTGGATCAACGTGGCCGCCGTAAGGAATACATCGATTCGAACCGATATCTGGAGAAGTTAGAGAGGGAAAATAAGATGCTAAAAAAGTGTTTGGAAATCTGGATGCAGGAGGTGCAGTCCATAAGTATGCAACGATCAAACAAGTAG
- the spoIIP gene encoding stage II sporulation protein P — translation MLSRVKTSFAAVCFLLLLTPPSFAEAATHVEVAVDQLNIRSTPGTTTQIVGTVTKATRLPILQAQKEWTQVKLSNGKTGWINNKYVKMIEVPQIKYVKSTVDMLNVRAEPNTTSQILQIIDKNGVFLQMKKQGDWAQIKLSDKANGWVNARFLAETTAPKPAPAPTPAATPAPTPNPIPTPAEPTLPAEAGAGTVVLTEGVDVYTAPDFLGTVIGQLSGGTMVNQYGYADGWYTINFNGTYAYIYKPIVAEGAGQTLPSEVPVTPAPDTVPVPLESTIRVRNADTNLRSGPGTSYPVVGNVQPGQVFPVVQTEGDWYLIRMPDSSTAYIAGWIVDLIQPVTGSPLPSNGVDPTGVGYNSGMIGNETVYIYSTHNRESWRNVARNTQGSSVDDPEINITLVGKRLGELLQTKGFASMVNQDDFAQKLAEQKKSYSMSYTESYKAVMAAATTSPNLKYIFDIHRDSDEPRSKVALTLNGKTYSRILFVIGTANPTYLENKKLAEALHARLEAAYPGLSRGVILKGKNEGNGVYNQSVSEGSLLLEFGGTNNTLEECYNTAEAFADVFTNYMLEGQIAFK, via the coding sequence TTGCTTTCACGAGTAAAAACCAGCTTTGCTGCTGTTTGTTTCCTATTATTGCTGACGCCCCCGTCATTTGCTGAAGCAGCGACTCACGTAGAAGTAGCGGTTGATCAGTTAAATATTCGCAGCACTCCCGGAACCACCACCCAAATCGTCGGAACCGTCACGAAAGCGACCAGACTGCCCATTCTGCAAGCGCAAAAGGAATGGACACAGGTGAAGCTCTCTAATGGAAAGACGGGTTGGATCAATAATAAGTACGTCAAAATGATTGAGGTACCGCAGATCAAGTATGTCAAAAGCACAGTGGACATGCTGAATGTTCGGGCAGAACCAAACACCACTTCCCAAATCTTGCAGATTATCGATAAAAATGGCGTATTCTTGCAGATGAAAAAACAAGGGGATTGGGCACAGATCAAGCTCTCGGACAAAGCAAACGGCTGGGTGAACGCTCGCTTTTTGGCTGAAACGACTGCACCAAAGCCTGCACCAGCACCTACTCCGGCCGCGACCCCTGCGCCGACACCCAATCCAATTCCCACCCCAGCAGAACCTACCCTCCCAGCTGAAGCAGGAGCAGGAACCGTTGTATTGACGGAAGGGGTCGATGTGTATACGGCCCCGGACTTTTTGGGCACGGTGATCGGTCAGCTAAGCGGGGGGACTATGGTCAATCAATACGGGTATGCAGATGGTTGGTACACAATCAACTTCAACGGGACATATGCCTACATTTATAAACCGATCGTTGCAGAAGGGGCAGGACAGACACTGCCGAGCGAGGTTCCCGTGACGCCTGCACCCGATACGGTCCCGGTACCACTGGAGTCCACCATTCGGGTAAGGAATGCCGACACCAATCTGAGAAGCGGCCCCGGAACCAGCTATCCTGTAGTTGGAAATGTTCAGCCAGGTCAGGTCTTTCCCGTCGTGCAAACCGAAGGAGACTGGTATTTGATTCGGATGCCTGACAGCTCCACTGCATACATCGCCGGCTGGATCGTAGATTTGATTCAGCCAGTCACGGGCTCGCCTTTGCCTTCCAATGGAGTGGATCCAACCGGAGTAGGCTACAACAGCGGGATGATCGGAAACGAAACGGTCTACATCTACTCGACGCATAACCGTGAGTCGTGGCGAAATGTTGCCCGCAATACGCAGGGAAGCTCCGTAGACGACCCGGAAATCAACATCACGCTGGTCGGGAAGCGTCTGGGAGAGCTGCTGCAAACCAAAGGCTTTGCGTCTATGGTAAACCAGGATGACTTTGCCCAAAAGCTGGCGGAGCAAAAGAAAAGCTACTCCATGTCTTATACGGAATCGTACAAGGCGGTGATGGCTGCTGCGACGACGAGCCCGAATCTGAAATACATCTTTGATATTCACCGTGACAGCGACGAGCCCCGCAGCAAAGTGGCACTGACGTTGAACGGGAAGACGTACTCGCGGATTTTGTTTGTCATTGGGACAGCCAATCCGACCTATCTGGAAAACAAGAAGCTGGCGGAAGCTCTCCATGCCAGGCTCGAAGCAGCTTATCCCGGCTTGTCCCGCGGCGTGATTCTGAAAGGCAAGAACGAAGGAAACGGCGTTTACAACCAGTCTGTCTCTGAGGGAAGCCTGCTTCTGGAGTTTGGTGGAACCAACAATACGCTAGAGGAGTGCTATAATACAGCAGAGGCCTTTGCAGACGTGTTTACCAACTATATGCTGGAAGGACAAATTGCGTTTAAGTAA
- a CDS encoding IS3 family transposase has translation MFGNLDAGGAVHKYATIKQVAGEYTISELCKLFRVSRSGYYAYLKRQVTDRNKPVKDFIQAVYRKYDGKYGYRQTQLFLLQDCGVWVNHKKVLRLMQEMGLRSRIRRKYRSHYVSSVGRRVAENALQRDFKACAPNQKWVTDITQYRVADTWLYLSAIKDLFNNEIVAYHMGVRNDNELVLRTFEKAFEKTKDVTGLIVHSDQGFQYTSYAYHDMLPKVGAQISMSRRGNCYDNASMESFFSHLKTEGLYPYDIRSVDEAQRRIEEYIQFYNQSRPQRRLKKLTPVEFRRQLSA, from the coding sequence GTGTTTGGAAATCTGGATGCAGGAGGTGCAGTCCATAAGTATGCAACGATCAAACAAGTAGCTGGTGAATATACCATAAGTGAACTTTGCAAGTTGTTTAGAGTCTCAAGAAGTGGATACTATGCTTACCTAAAACGACAAGTAACGGATAGGAACAAGCCCGTAAAAGACTTCATCCAGGCAGTGTATAGGAAGTATGACGGAAAATATGGATATAGACAAACTCAACTATTTCTCCTGCAAGATTGCGGGGTGTGGGTCAATCATAAGAAGGTACTTCGACTAATGCAAGAAATGGGACTTCGTTCTCGAATTCGCCGCAAATATCGAAGTCATTATGTTTCGTCTGTAGGGAGACGAGTTGCCGAGAATGCCCTACAACGTGATTTCAAAGCATGTGCACCGAATCAAAAATGGGTAACGGATATCACACAATATCGTGTTGCGGATACTTGGCTCTACCTATCTGCTATTAAGGATTTGTTTAATAACGAGATTGTAGCCTACCACATGGGAGTTCGTAACGACAATGAACTGGTCCTGCGGACCTTTGAGAAAGCTTTTGAAAAAACGAAAGACGTGACTGGACTGATCGTTCACAGCGATCAAGGATTCCAGTACACGTCCTACGCTTACCACGACATGCTGCCGAAGGTTGGCGCCCAAATCAGCATGTCTCGGAGAGGCAATTGTTATGATAACGCCTCGATGGAGAGCTTCTTCTCGCATCTCAAAACGGAAGGGCTCTACCCCTATGATATCCGAAGTGTAGATGAGGCACAAAGGCGAATTGAAGAATATATTCAATTCTACAATCAAAGTCGACCACAACGAAGATTAAAAAAGCTGACGCCTGTTGAATTCAGACGTCAGCTGTCGGCCTAG